DNA from Chitinophaga pendula:
TGACGTAAGTGATCGTCAAAGAAGATACGATAGCTTTCTCTCCTGGTGATGTTATAGAGCACTGCCTGCTGGTGTTCGCATAGCTGGTCTTTTGGTTGTTGGCAGCTACAGGATAACAGGAGGTCGTCGTCCTGTTTTTTCACCTGTACGGTAGTGTTGACCATTGTGCCGTGTTCGCTGACAAATACGCCCAGGTCTTCCTCCAGCTGAGTGGGCGTAAAGAGGAGATACGGAGACGGCGCTGTGGTGGTATCGGAGAGCCATTGCATTTCCCAGGATCCGAAGTCGAATTGCCGGATGATGTATTCGTCATTATGTAGCGAGTGATGTACCATGTTACTGAGCAAGGGCAAAAGTATCAAATATTCTTCCAGTAGTGGGATAACGTTTTCTTAATATTGACAGTATGTGTTGATAATTAATGTATTAAGCGGATGTGCCGACAAGGTTGTACGAATGAAAAAGGAGGCCGAACGGGGAGGTCGTACAGCAGGTTCGGTTCTTTTTGATTTGCAGAAAAAAGGCATGTATTATCTGAGATCTTCACTTGTGCGTTATAGTCTGTTATTGGTGATGCTGTTAAACATCGGCTTATCGTTGTTGGCGCAGCAGCCTTATACGAATAAAGTGATCCGGGAAGATACCGGTGATTTTCAGTTCGTCATTATGGCGGACCGTACGGGAAGTCACCGGGAAGGTGTATTTGAAGCCGGCATCAGCAAGGTGAACCTGTTACAACCTGATTTTGTGATGAGTGTAGGGGATCTGATAGAAGGGTATAAGACGGATGGGCGGCTTTTGAAGCAGGAATGGGCAGAGCTGGATAGTATGGTAGGGGCGTTGGATACCCGTTTTTATTATGTAGCCGGCAACCATGATTATTCCAATACGGGGATGGCTTCGTTGTGGCAGCAGCGGATGGGAGCGGCTTATTATCATTTTCGTTACAAGGACTGTTTATTCCTCTGTGTGAATTCGGAGGACAGTCCGGGTAGTAAGGCACCCGATGTGGGAGCGGCGCAGTACGCTTATTTCCGGGATGTGATAGCGGCGAATAAGGATGTGCGATGGACATTTGTATTTATGCATCAGCCGCTTTGGTTGTACGACAATACACCACAATGGGGGGCATTGGAGCGGTTGCTACCGGCAAGTCGACATACGGTGTTTGCAGGGCATATTCACCGGTACACCAGTTATGTAAGGCAGGACAGCCGGTACCTGGTGTTGGGGACTACGGGCGGTGTGTCGTGGCTGAAAGGGAAAGCATTCGGAGAAGTGGATCATGTAACCAGGGTAGCATGGCGTAACGGGCAACCGGTGATCAGCAACTTGTTGTTGGATGGGATATTGGCACCGGACTTTGTGACGGATACTACTGCCCGGATATTTACTTCTTTTGCCAGTCGTCCGCCGGTTTATCTGCAGCCCCTTTATTTTAACAACATGCAATCCTTTTCTCAGGCGACGCTGGTGGTCACGAACGAGCATCCGTATCCTTTAGTAGCGACATTTCAGGCGCTGGCGAATGCTGATTATGTGCCTTTGCTGCCATCGTTGGAAGTACGGGCGGAGCCGCATACCACTCAAAAAGTGACGATACCGGTACAGGCGTTACATCGTTATGCTATTGATACGGCGGCGACATTGGTGTATATGGCGAATTGCCGTTTTCTACGGGAAGGAGGTGCGGAGATCAACTGGGAGCAGGCTATAAAAATGAAGCCGCTGAGGCGTTATCCGCTACGTCGGGTGCAGGCGCCGGTAGTTGTAGATGGCCGTTTGGATGAATGGGAGCGATTGTCCTACCAGGTGGCAGACAAGAAGGGGAAGAGTCCGCTGCGTTATGCATTTGATCTGCGATATGATACTGCCAATGTGTATATAGCGGTAGATGTGAAGGATGAGGACCTCTATATACCACCTGCTACGGCACCCATTGAGATGGACGGGATCATTATCACAATAGACGGAAATGATAGCAGCCGGAGTGTTTTCAATACGGCAGATATAGATGCGCAATTGCGAGGGGAGTGGCGATACCTGGGGATCGTGCCAGCACAGGATTCCGGAACATTAGTATACCGGCATCTCATTCCTGCTGCATTTAAGGGGCAATATCGTCGTACGCGCGGAGGTTATACGGCGGAGTTATCATTTCCGCTGGCATATTTATCGGAGAAGCAGGGAAGGGATTGGCGATATTTACGGTTTAATATTACGGTGGTAGACCGAGGAAAAGGGCAGCAGCCTGTGAAGATGGACTGGCAGCCTTTTTGGAGTAACAATGTGCCAGGTACGGGTATGTTCTTTCGTTGATGGTGTGCTAACGTGTTTGTTGTACACATAATGATAACAGGCTGGGAGGCGCGGTGGTGGCGGCGAGATAAAATATTGTACGGAACAAAAAATATCGTATCTTGATAACCGTTAACCACCTCCTTCGTGCATCATTTGTCATTTTAATCATTCTTTGACCTCGAACTAAACCGTAAACAATGAACCCAATTATCACCAATTTCAAAACCCTCATCGGTGTAACTGGCCTGCTCGTAGCCTTAGGTACAACCGGATGTAAAAAAGAAGCAGCAACTGTCGAAACCCAACCACAAATCAGTGTTGCCAGTGTAGAAACCCTTACAGATTTTCTCAGCAAAACTACAGGAGCAGACAAAGCGAACATCACTTATGATGAACAAAAAGGTTTGTTTACAGCTAATGAAGACCTGCTGATCACCAAAGATGAGCTGCAAAAACATTACGACAAGAACCAAACTGCCGGTGCTAACACAGAGCATTGGCGTGGTACTTACCTGGTATCGAATGCGTATATCACGAATGTGAAAGTGCGTAATTCCGTATCCAATTCCAGCTGGTCCAATGCGTTGGTATCTGCTATCGCCAACTGGAATGCCAGCAATGTCAGCAGTGTGTCCAAACTGCGTTTCACTTTTGTAAGCTCAGGTCAGGATATTACGGTAACAGATCTTTCTAATGAGGCTTCCGGTTGGGTAGCCCGTGCTTACCTGCCAGGTTCTAATGGCAGACCAGGAGCAACGGTAGAGATCAACCGTTATCATGATGGTCTGGGTCAAAGTACCAAAGTATTTGCGTTGACACATGAGCTGGGCCATAACATTGGTCTGCTGCACACCAACCAGAATCAAGGCGTGTTTATCCAAGGCACTCCTGCTTCCGATCCAAACTCTGTAATGAATTCATTTGTATTGCCATGGAATGGCTTTACCAGTGGAGATGTAACCGCTATCAGGATCCTGTATCCGAGATAAGCAGATACGATCATACGATCGTTAAAAAGGTTACTAAGTAATTGAATGATCCTGCGAAGCGGGGTGGTAATGACGGCTTATTTTATCAGACAGGTCTTCTCCTTCGGGTAGTAAGGCCTGTTTTTTTATTCTTCAGGATCTCCCACTATTTCTGTTACCCGTCCTACCTGTCCGTCTTCCAGGCGGACTTTGATACCTCGGGAGTGATAGGGTGCAGATGTCAGCAGGTCTTTAACGATGCCATAGGTCACTCTGTTCGTACGTTGATCCTTTTTAAGGATGACACCTACTTCCAGTCCAGGGTATATATCTCTTCTGTATTGACCGCTCATGAATATTTAAATTGATCGGGTAAAACCGCAAAATTACATAAAATGACGATATACATTGATCATTGATGAATGATAGCGTTACTCTCTTTGGGAGGTGTATCTTTGCGCCAGGCTAACCAGGGGCATTCTGTTAAGATAGACCTGGCTTTGCAGGCACAACAGCCTCCCGCACAATTGTATCATGGTACGGTATCCAGGTTCCTGGATAGTATCCGGGAAACAGGTCTACTGAAGATGACCCGGCAACATGTGCATTTGTCAACGGAACTACTTACTGCGCAAAAAGTAGGCGGCAGGAGGGGGCGCCCTTATATTTTGTCCGTCGACAGTGCAAAAATGTTCCATGATGGTCATGTTTTTTTCTTGTCAGACAATGGGGTATGGCTGACGGATCATGTACCTCCCCGGTATATTGATTTTAATTATCAGCCAGAGGACGGCAAGTAGTTAATAATCCGGTAACATTAATTCCAGAATTTAGGGTATACTAATACCTGATATGGAACAAGTTCTGATGGCAACCCTTGTCCAGTTGCTTTTTGCTGCTGTACTGCTTTACAAACACCTGTTACGTGAACAGGTAAATATTTACCTTGTCTACCTGCTAGGCCTGGGAAGTTTTCATATGCTGCTGAAGATGTTATTGCTCTGGTTATTGCCTGGTAACCATGAATATCCGCTGATAGTGATGCCCTTTTGTTTTGTTTATGCGCCGCTGATCTACCTGTATATCCGTGCGAGGCTGGGGCGGAGTGTGCTGCAGCAGCGTATGTGGATACATTTGCTGCCATTTGCGGTGCTACTAAGCTGTTGTCTGTGGCTGATCGTACGTCATGCCTGGACGGGGGATAGTAATCAGGTTTATACGCAGGCCATCAGGTATTGTTTTCTGCCTTTCCAGGTATTTTATGCATTGGCTATATTAACGCAGCTGTCCGCAGCGCGCAAGCGGCAGCCGTCGACATCCACCGGGACGATCGTGGCCGTTACGCTGGCGGTGATATTGTTGGTACAGGCGCCAGTGGCGTTGGTTGGCCAGTTGCAGGTATTTGTAGACTGGTTATCATCTATATTTATCCCCGGTTACTATTGGTTGCTGTTATTACTTTTTCTGGTACTTATTTATTCTCACCTGGCGGAGCGGCAGTTATTACCTGTCATGCACATGGCTGTACCTGTAGCAGAACCGCCGGCAGACAAGGTAAAATATGAGAAGTCGGGGCTAGAAGAGGATTACCTGGCTGATTGTTATGAGAAATTGCAAGGTCATATGGAGCGTACCCAATTATATAAAGAGGCGGGATTGAATCTGAATGAGCTGGCGACACAATTGTCATTGCCGCGCCACCACCTGTCGCAGGCATTGAATCAACAATCTGGTAAAAACTTCTTTCAATATATTAACGAATGGCGGGTACAGGAAATATGCCGGCTGATGTTGCAAGAAGAAAATACGGATAATTTTTTACAGCTGGCCTATGAATGTGGATTTAACTCCAAGTCCAGTTTCAACCAGAATTTCAAAAAGATTGTGGGCATGACCCCGAGCGAGTACTACGAACAGCACAAGGTCATAATTTGATAACATGATATCTGCTGGTGTAGAATCCGCTGCCTTAGCCGATTTGGACGTATTGCCCTGCAAGGTTGTACGTGGGTGGCAGAGGGGATGTACATACCGACAGGTCAGGTCGTTATGGTATTGGTATTCCATTTGTTTTGCCTCAAAAAGCAGATGCGTCATATGTACAAGATCCCGGCAGTGCTATTGTGCTGTCTATCCCTAGCCGTGCAGGCACAGCAGTCCCCTTCTTTATCGGGTACTGTCACCGACCAGGCAGGTCGCCCACTTCCCGGCGCCGGTATCAGTATGGGCCGTAGGGCTCAGGCTGTTACAGATGAAAGCGGCCGGTTCTACGTGTCCGGTATGCGAACAGGTGCAGATACCTTACAGGTCAGCCTGGTAGGGTATACTACTGTGCGTGAACCCGTCGTTTTTAAGAACGGACAACAGCAGCAGGTGCAGATCAGGTTGCAGGAGGCGGTTTTGCAACTGGAAGGCTTGATTGTAACCGCACAGAAACGCGCACAGCAAGCGCGTGATGTACCAGCCGCAGTAACGGTGCTGGACGGAAAGTTTCTGCAGCGGAACAACATCCGGGACCTGGACGTGCTGTCAGGATATGTGCCCGGATTGAATATACAGGTACAGAGTACTAACCGCCCGGGGTTTGTGATCCGTGGGCTGACGAGTGATGATGCCAGTGCGGGATCTCAAAGCCGGGTATCTGTTTATTTTAATAATGTTCCCAGCAGCCGGCCTATCGGTTCCGTATTTGAGGTCTATGACATGGCAGGTGTGGAAGTGTTGAAAGGCCCGCAGGGCACCTTATTTGGGAAAGGAGCTTTAGCTGGCGCGGTTCATTTTATCCCACAGCGACCGGTAGCACGCAGGGAAGGGATGCTCTCAGCAGGTTGGGGCAATTATGGACAACAGGTATATACTGCAGTCATTAATACCCCACTATATAAGGATAAGCTGTTAATACGGGCTGCTGGTACTTTTAATCACCGGAATGGCTATGTAGAGAATACTTTCGGTGGTACGCTCAACGGGAAACATACCGTAGCCGGACGTATATCACTATCTTATCAACCCAGCAGCAGTACTACCATGGACTATGTAGCCAATTACCAGGAAGATCAGGCACCCGGTACTGCTTTTATCAGCAAAACATATCCTAACCAGCAGGGAGTGATCGATCCTTTTGCTTTTGTTGCTTCACTAGATCAGGGGAAAGCATTAAGTGCCGAGAAGACGATCCAGGATCATATCTTAACGATCCGTCACCAGTTCAATCCGCAATTAGCGCTGACTACTATCAGTGCCTATCGTAACAATACCGGCCTGGAACATTTTGACGGGGATGGCGCCGCTGCCAAAGCGCTGGATGTAATACAGGATACGCATGCGCAGCAATTCTACCAGGAGGTGCGACTGAATATCAAAACAGGAGAAGGTTTCAACGGATTTGGCGGGATCAGCTATT
Protein-coding regions in this window:
- a CDS encoding metallophosphoesterase — its product is MKKEAERGGRTAGSVLFDLQKKGMYYLRSSLVRYSLLLVMLLNIGLSLLAQQPYTNKVIREDTGDFQFVIMADRTGSHREGVFEAGISKVNLLQPDFVMSVGDLIEGYKTDGRLLKQEWAELDSMVGALDTRFYYVAGNHDYSNTGMASLWQQRMGAAYYHFRYKDCLFLCVNSEDSPGSKAPDVGAAQYAYFRDVIAANKDVRWTFVFMHQPLWLYDNTPQWGALERLLPASRHTVFAGHIHRYTSYVRQDSRYLVLGTTGGVSWLKGKAFGEVDHVTRVAWRNGQPVISNLLLDGILAPDFVTDTTARIFTSFASRPPVYLQPLYFNNMQSFSQATLVVTNEHPYPLVATFQALANADYVPLLPSLEVRAEPHTTQKVTIPVQALHRYAIDTAATLVYMANCRFLREGGAEINWEQAIKMKPLRRYPLRRVQAPVVVDGRLDEWERLSYQVADKKGKSPLRYAFDLRYDTANVYIAVDVKDEDLYIPPATAPIEMDGIIITIDGNDSSRSVFNTADIDAQLRGEWRYLGIVPAQDSGTLVYRHLIPAAFKGQYRRTRGGYTAELSFPLAYLSEKQGRDWRYLRFNITVVDRGKGQQPVKMDWQPFWSNNVPGTGMFFR
- a CDS encoding M57 family metalloprotease yields the protein MNPIITNFKTLIGVTGLLVALGTTGCKKEAATVETQPQISVASVETLTDFLSKTTGADKANITYDEQKGLFTANEDLLITKDELQKHYDKNQTAGANTEHWRGTYLVSNAYITNVKVRNSVSNSSWSNALVSAIANWNASNVSSVSKLRFTFVSSGQDITVTDLSNEASGWVARAYLPGSNGRPGATVEINRYHDGLGQSTKVFALTHELGHNIGLLHTNQNQGVFIQGTPASDPNSVMNSFVLPWNGFTSGDVTAIRILYPR
- a CDS encoding YwbE family protein, translated to MSGQYRRDIYPGLEVGVILKKDQRTNRVTYGIVKDLLTSAPYHSRGIKVRLEDGQVGRVTEIVGDPEE
- a CDS encoding RNA 2'-phosphotransferase, giving the protein MIALLSLGGVSLRQANQGHSVKIDLALQAQQPPAQLYHGTVSRFLDSIRETGLLKMTRQHVHLSTELLTAQKVGGRRGRPYILSVDSAKMFHDGHVFFLSDNGVWLTDHVPPRYIDFNYQPEDGK
- a CDS encoding helix-turn-helix domain-containing protein, which encodes MEQVLMATLVQLLFAAVLLYKHLLREQVNIYLVYLLGLGSFHMLLKMLLLWLLPGNHEYPLIVMPFCFVYAPLIYLYIRARLGRSVLQQRMWIHLLPFAVLLSCCLWLIVRHAWTGDSNQVYTQAIRYCFLPFQVFYALAILTQLSAARKRQPSTSTGTIVAVTLAVILLVQAPVALVGQLQVFVDWLSSIFIPGYYWLLLLLFLVLIYSHLAERQLLPVMHMAVPVAEPPADKVKYEKSGLEEDYLADCYEKLQGHMERTQLYKEAGLNLNELATQLSLPRHHLSQALNQQSGKNFFQYINEWRVQEICRLMLQEENTDNFLQLAYECGFNSKSSFNQNFKKIVGMTPSEYYEQHKVII
- a CDS encoding TonB-dependent receptor; the encoded protein is MYKIPAVLLCCLSLAVQAQQSPSLSGTVTDQAGRPLPGAGISMGRRAQAVTDESGRFYVSGMRTGADTLQVSLVGYTTVREPVVFKNGQQQQVQIRLQEAVLQLEGLIVTAQKRAQQARDVPAAVTVLDGKFLQRNNIRDLDVLSGYVPGLNIQVQSTNRPGFVIRGLTSDDASAGSQSRVSVYFNNVPSSRPIGSVFEVYDMAGVEVLKGPQGTLFGKGALAGAVHFIPQRPVARREGMLSAGWGNYGQQVYTAVINTPLYKDKLLIRAAGTFNHRNGYVENTFGGTLNGKHTVAGRISLSYQPSSSTTMDYVANYQEDQAPGTAFISKTYPNQQGVIDPFAFVASLDQGKALSAEKTIQDHILTIRHQFNPQLALTTISAYRNNTGLEHFDGDGAAAKALDVIQDTHAQQFYQEVRLNIKTGEGFNGFGGISYWTEKVHDIYDVTPDERSFVWLRLDKNKMIDPKGNPVLLENMPADPKYGPAAGKLLPVDHRERSISDARNSSLEVFADGTYKLISRLEVSGGLRAVRDMLELQNAVYTSGSPSIVGYLTKNQPGLIYKPRNPVKHSTAYTTLLGRIVFKYALTPTLNIYGGYSKGRRAKVIQFNPDNSATVLAPEILNSFDLGVKGDLGPRFYFDLGIFYSRYNNFQTRSYMADTASGQFLLVMRDGGKARSYGAELALRYAVTRHLQLYGNYAWLHARFDNYDNKGNKQQLAGNHFRLTPDHSFTLGAELSGTLGQRLSGFFRPAYTYRSHMFFEDTNNPGIEQAGYGIANVRIGVAVRKYGLEWSCYMNNIFNQRYLMDAGNSGQTFNIPTFVPGAPRMFGGEVTWRF